A single genomic interval of Oncorhynchus mykiss isolate Arlee chromosome 13, USDA_OmykA_1.1, whole genome shotgun sequence harbors:
- the LOC110485227 gene encoding rho GTPase-activating protein 17-like isoform X1, translating to MKKQFNRMKQLANQTVGRAEKTEVLSDDLLQIERRMELVRLVSHNAHKRLVTCLQGHIGTEAEKRHKKLPLTALSQAMQDGGSQLGEESLIGKMMDVCGEAESRLASELMQHEVQLERDILEPLNQLAEVDIPNILRQRKQLAKLVLDYDSARARWLQASKSIHFSTNYQATAAKVETLKDEMDEALNKVEMCKDQLSADMYNFSSKEGDYARYYVILVEAQADYHRRSLAALEGVLPTIQAQNDSWMEKPAYGTALEEHLKRSNREIALPLEACVMMLLETGMKEEGLFRIAAGASKLKKLKAALDCSTSQLEEFYSDPHAVAGALKSYLRELPEPLLTFSLYDEWTQASNVSDPDRRLQALWVACDGLPKNHKANFRYLVKFLAKLAQDSEVNKMTPSNIAIVLGPNLLWSKTEGTLAEMAAATSVHVVAIIEPIIQHADWFFPDDVDFNVSGMFVAMTPEPDPGPFERRRPGSLVDGDTPRKDSPAPNKLGDPTPTPRRTATLNRKQHHHASSPAFQPPLPPPEAGGVTQTQPVAEPQTQEQTLCGSTEAGQPGLAGGGGGGGQGVAPEVQVTTGQQPLPLTQHSAEENSPGHDPTTTPAPLRNGGSQLTVGTPHSQAGCRGPSPHIGRRGTKKQAPAPPKQANPFVANVSTLGHSPAPNNPYPLIAPRRHSGKETPIHAPSHPPPQPPQSQGESDPSPPHTPTPPSTPPHDGPTSTPFTPLSSFHSGSLPRPTRPAPKPRSRPTVPPPRQPPTNDDSNGPSGSASKVITDASLNLKGIGRALIPEIMVDIQGESSAGHEPSPYPTPPLDPEIQSESTSL from the exons ATCGAGAGGCGCATGGAGCTGGTCCGTCTGGTGTCCCACAACGCACACAAGAGACTGGTCACCTGTCTACAGGGTCACATCGGAACGGAGGCAGAAAAGAGACAC AAAAAGCTCCCTCTGACAGCGCTGTCCCAGGCCATGCAGGATGGAGGAAGCCAACTGGGGGAGGAGTCACTGATTGG taagATGATGGATGTGTGTGGGGAGGCAGAGAGCAGACTAGCGTCTGAGCTGATGCAACACGAGGTCCAGCTAGAGAGAGACATCCTGGAACCTCTCAACCAGCTAGCAGAG GTGGACATTCCCAACATCCTGAGACAGAGGAAACAGCTGGCTAAGCTAGTCCTAGACTATGACTCAGCCAGAGCCAG GTGGTTGCAGGCAAGCAAGTCTATTCACTTTTCCACCAACTACCAGGCCACGGCCGCCAAGGTTGAGACTCTCAAAGACGAGATGGACGAGGCCCTGAACAAAGTGGAGATGTGTAAG GACCAGCTGTCTGCTGACATGTATAACTTCTCCTCCAAGGAGGGCGACTACGCCCGATACTATGTTATT TTGGTAGAGGCCCAGGCTGACTACCACAGGAGGTCTCTGGCTGCTCTGGAAGGAGTCCTGCCGACCATACAGGCACAGAACG ACTCATGGATGGAGAAGCCTGCGTACGGCACGGCTCTGGAAGAGCACCTGAAGAGGAGTAACCGTGAGATCGCCCTGCCCTTAGAGGCCTGTGTCATGATGCTGCTGGAGACTGGCATGAAGGAGGAG GGTCTGTTCCGAATCGCTGCGGGGGCCTCCAAACTAAAGAAGCTGAAGGCAGCGCTGGACTGTTCCACCTCCCAGTTAGAGGAGTTTTACTCCGACCCCCATGCTGTAGCTG GAGCCCTGAAGTCCTACCTCAGAGAGCTGCCTGAACCCCTTTTGACCTTCTCACTGTATGATGAGTGGACACAAGCCTCCAA TGTGTCTGACCCAGACAGGAGGCTTCAGGCTTTGTGGGTGGCATGTGACGGTTTGCCAAAGAACCACAAGGCCAACTTCAG GTATCTGGTAAAGTTCCTAGCCAAGCTGGCCCAGGACAGTGAGGTGAATAAGATGACTCCCAGTAACATCGCCATAGTGCTGGGACCCAACCTGCTCTGGTCCAAGACTGAGGG GACTCTGGCAGAGATGGCTGCTGCTACCTCGGTCCATGTGGTGGCCATCATAGAACCCATCATCCAGCACGCTGACTGGTTCTTCCCAGATG ACGTGGACTTTAACGTGTCGGGCATGTTCGTGGCCATGACCCCTGAACCTGACCCAGGCCCTTTCGAGAGGCGACGCCCCGGAAGCCTGGTGGACGGGGACACCCCCCGCAAAGACAG CCCCGCTCCTAACAAACTGGGcgaccccacccccaccccacgtAGAACTGCCACTCTAAATAGAAAACAGCACCATCATGCTTCTTCGCCCGCCTTCCAGCCCCCTCTACCACCGCCAGAGGCTGGAGGAGTCACCCAGACCCAGCCTGTGGCTGAGCCCCAGACCCAGGAGCAAACTCTGTGTGGGAGTACGGAGGCTGGCCAGCCTGGCCTGgctgggggtggtgggggtgggggtcagGGTGTGGCACCAGAGGTCCAGGTGAccacagggcagcagcctctgcCTCTTACCCAGCACAGCGCTGAGGAGAATAG CCCTGGCCAtgaccccaccaccacccccgctcCCCTGAGGAACGGGGGCTCCCAGCTCACCGTGGGGACGCCCCACTCCCAGGCAGGATGCAGGGGTCCTAGCCCCCACATTGGACGCAGAG GTACTAAGAAGCAAGCCCCTGCCCCACCCAAACAGGCCAACCCCTTTGTAGCTAATGTCTCTACCCTTGGCCACAGTCCCGCGCCTAACAACCCCTACCCCCTCATCGCTCCACGACGCCACTCTGGTAAAGAAACCCCCATCCACGCCCCCAGCCACCCGCCCCCACAGCCCCCTCAGTCTCAGGGGGAGTCAGACCCCTCTCCGccccacacccccacaccccctAGCACCCCTCCTCACGATGGTCCAACCTCCACCCCCTTCACCCCTCTATCCTCCTTCCACTCTGGCTCCCTCCCTCGCCCCACCAGGCCGGCTCCGAAGCCACGCTCCCGACCTACAGTTCCCCCGCCCCGTCAGCCGCCCACCAATGACGACAGCAACGGGCCCAGCGGCTCTGCCTCCAAGGTCATCACCG ATGCCAGCCTGAACTTGAAGGGGATTGGCCGAGCCCTTATCCCTGAAATTATGGTGGACATACAAGGGGAGAGCTCTGCTGGTCATGAGCCCTCCCCGTATCCAACCCCACCCTTGGACCCTGAGATCCAATCAGAGAGCACCAGTCTGTGA
- the LOC110485227 gene encoding rho GTPase-activating protein 17-like isoform X5: protein MKKQFNRMKQLANQTVGRAEKTEVLSDDLLQIERRMELVRLVSHNAHKRLVTCLQGHIGTEAEKRHKKLPLTALSQAMQDGGSQLGEESLIGKMMDVCGEAESRLASELMQHEVQLERDILEPLNQLAEVDIPNILRQRKQLAKLVLDYDSARARWLQASKSIHFSTNYQATAAKVETLKDEMDEALNKVEMCKDQLSADMYNFSSKEGDYARYYVILVEAQADYHRRSLAALEGVLPTIQAQNDSWMEKPAYGTALEEHLKRSNREIALPLEACVMMLLETGMKEEGLFRIAAGASKLKKLKAALDCSTSQLEEFYSDPHAVAGALKSYLRELPEPLLTFSLYDEWTQASNVSDPDRRLQALWVACDGLPKNHKANFRYLVKFLAKLAQDSEVNKMTPSNIAIVLGPNLLWSKTEGTLAEMAAATSVHVVAIIEPIIQHADWFFPDDVDFNVSGMFVAMTPEPDPGPFERRRPGSLVDGDTPRKDRYLSYPRSSPRPSPGFSIHARTLTSQESRGAAAVSALYVVADESITVKETPAGEQEQPMPLPS, encoded by the exons ATCGAGAGGCGCATGGAGCTGGTCCGTCTGGTGTCCCACAACGCACACAAGAGACTGGTCACCTGTCTACAGGGTCACATCGGAACGGAGGCAGAAAAGAGACAC AAAAAGCTCCCTCTGACAGCGCTGTCCCAGGCCATGCAGGATGGAGGAAGCCAACTGGGGGAGGAGTCACTGATTGG taagATGATGGATGTGTGTGGGGAGGCAGAGAGCAGACTAGCGTCTGAGCTGATGCAACACGAGGTCCAGCTAGAGAGAGACATCCTGGAACCTCTCAACCAGCTAGCAGAG GTGGACATTCCCAACATCCTGAGACAGAGGAAACAGCTGGCTAAGCTAGTCCTAGACTATGACTCAGCCAGAGCCAG GTGGTTGCAGGCAAGCAAGTCTATTCACTTTTCCACCAACTACCAGGCCACGGCCGCCAAGGTTGAGACTCTCAAAGACGAGATGGACGAGGCCCTGAACAAAGTGGAGATGTGTAAG GACCAGCTGTCTGCTGACATGTATAACTTCTCCTCCAAGGAGGGCGACTACGCCCGATACTATGTTATT TTGGTAGAGGCCCAGGCTGACTACCACAGGAGGTCTCTGGCTGCTCTGGAAGGAGTCCTGCCGACCATACAGGCACAGAACG ACTCATGGATGGAGAAGCCTGCGTACGGCACGGCTCTGGAAGAGCACCTGAAGAGGAGTAACCGTGAGATCGCCCTGCCCTTAGAGGCCTGTGTCATGATGCTGCTGGAGACTGGCATGAAGGAGGAG GGTCTGTTCCGAATCGCTGCGGGGGCCTCCAAACTAAAGAAGCTGAAGGCAGCGCTGGACTGTTCCACCTCCCAGTTAGAGGAGTTTTACTCCGACCCCCATGCTGTAGCTG GAGCCCTGAAGTCCTACCTCAGAGAGCTGCCTGAACCCCTTTTGACCTTCTCACTGTATGATGAGTGGACACAAGCCTCCAA TGTGTCTGACCCAGACAGGAGGCTTCAGGCTTTGTGGGTGGCATGTGACGGTTTGCCAAAGAACCACAAGGCCAACTTCAG GTATCTGGTAAAGTTCCTAGCCAAGCTGGCCCAGGACAGTGAGGTGAATAAGATGACTCCCAGTAACATCGCCATAGTGCTGGGACCCAACCTGCTCTGGTCCAAGACTGAGGG GACTCTGGCAGAGATGGCTGCTGCTACCTCGGTCCATGTGGTGGCCATCATAGAACCCATCATCCAGCACGCTGACTGGTTCTTCCCAGATG ACGTGGACTTTAACGTGTCGGGCATGTTCGTGGCCATGACCCCTGAACCTGACCCAGGCCCTTTCGAGAGGCGACGCCCCGGAAGCCTGGTGGACGGGGACACCCCCCGCAAAGACAGGTACCTGTCCTACCCCCGTAGCAGCCCCCGTCCCAGCCCAGGTTTCAGCATCCATGCCCGGACACTGACCAGTCAGGAGTCCAGGGGGGCAGCGGCCGTCTCAGCCCTCTATGTAGTGGCTGACGAGTCCATCACAGTCAAGGAAACGCCCGCTGGGGAGCAGGAACAGCCAATGCCACTGCCTTCTTAA
- the LOC110485227 gene encoding rho GTPase-activating protein 17-like isoform X4, producing the protein MKKQFNRMKQLANQTVGRAEKTEVLSDDLLQIERRMELVRLVSHNAHKRLVTCLQGHIGTEAEKRHKKLPLTALSQAMQDGGSQLGEESLIGKMMDVCGEAESRLASELMQHEVQLERDILEPLNQLAEVDIPNILRQRKQLAKLVLDYDSARARWLQASKSIHFSTNYQATAAKVETLKDEMDEALNKVEMCKDQLSADMYNFSSKEGDYARYYVILVEAQADYHRRSLAALEGVLPTIQAQNDSWMEKPAYGTALEEHLKRSNREIALPLEACVMMLLETGMKEEGLFRIAAGASKLKKLKAALDCSTSQLEEFYSDPHAVAGALKSYLRELPEPLLTFSLYDEWTQASNVSDPDRRLQALWVACDGLPKNHKANFRYLVKFLAKLAQDSEVNKMTPSNIAIVLGPNLLWSKTEGTLAEMAAATSVHVVAIIEPIIQHADWFFPDDVDFNVSGMFVAMTPEPDPGPFERRRPGSLVDGDTPRKDSPGHDPTTTPAPLRNGGSQLTVGTPHSQAGCRGPSPHIGRRGTKKQAPAPPKQANPFVANVSTLGHSPAPNNPYPLIAPRRHSGKETPIHAPSHPPPQPPQSQGESDPSPPHTPTPPSTPPHDGPTSTPFTPLSSFHSGSLPRPTRPAPKPRSRPTVPPPRQPPTNDDSNGPSGSASKVITDASLNLKGIGRALIPEIMVDIQGESSAGHEPSPYPTPPLDPEIQSESTSL; encoded by the exons ATCGAGAGGCGCATGGAGCTGGTCCGTCTGGTGTCCCACAACGCACACAAGAGACTGGTCACCTGTCTACAGGGTCACATCGGAACGGAGGCAGAAAAGAGACAC AAAAAGCTCCCTCTGACAGCGCTGTCCCAGGCCATGCAGGATGGAGGAAGCCAACTGGGGGAGGAGTCACTGATTGG taagATGATGGATGTGTGTGGGGAGGCAGAGAGCAGACTAGCGTCTGAGCTGATGCAACACGAGGTCCAGCTAGAGAGAGACATCCTGGAACCTCTCAACCAGCTAGCAGAG GTGGACATTCCCAACATCCTGAGACAGAGGAAACAGCTGGCTAAGCTAGTCCTAGACTATGACTCAGCCAGAGCCAG GTGGTTGCAGGCAAGCAAGTCTATTCACTTTTCCACCAACTACCAGGCCACGGCCGCCAAGGTTGAGACTCTCAAAGACGAGATGGACGAGGCCCTGAACAAAGTGGAGATGTGTAAG GACCAGCTGTCTGCTGACATGTATAACTTCTCCTCCAAGGAGGGCGACTACGCCCGATACTATGTTATT TTGGTAGAGGCCCAGGCTGACTACCACAGGAGGTCTCTGGCTGCTCTGGAAGGAGTCCTGCCGACCATACAGGCACAGAACG ACTCATGGATGGAGAAGCCTGCGTACGGCACGGCTCTGGAAGAGCACCTGAAGAGGAGTAACCGTGAGATCGCCCTGCCCTTAGAGGCCTGTGTCATGATGCTGCTGGAGACTGGCATGAAGGAGGAG GGTCTGTTCCGAATCGCTGCGGGGGCCTCCAAACTAAAGAAGCTGAAGGCAGCGCTGGACTGTTCCACCTCCCAGTTAGAGGAGTTTTACTCCGACCCCCATGCTGTAGCTG GAGCCCTGAAGTCCTACCTCAGAGAGCTGCCTGAACCCCTTTTGACCTTCTCACTGTATGATGAGTGGACACAAGCCTCCAA TGTGTCTGACCCAGACAGGAGGCTTCAGGCTTTGTGGGTGGCATGTGACGGTTTGCCAAAGAACCACAAGGCCAACTTCAG GTATCTGGTAAAGTTCCTAGCCAAGCTGGCCCAGGACAGTGAGGTGAATAAGATGACTCCCAGTAACATCGCCATAGTGCTGGGACCCAACCTGCTCTGGTCCAAGACTGAGGG GACTCTGGCAGAGATGGCTGCTGCTACCTCGGTCCATGTGGTGGCCATCATAGAACCCATCATCCAGCACGCTGACTGGTTCTTCCCAGATG ACGTGGACTTTAACGTGTCGGGCATGTTCGTGGCCATGACCCCTGAACCTGACCCAGGCCCTTTCGAGAGGCGACGCCCCGGAAGCCTGGTGGACGGGGACACCCCCCGCAAAGACAG CCCTGGCCAtgaccccaccaccacccccgctcCCCTGAGGAACGGGGGCTCCCAGCTCACCGTGGGGACGCCCCACTCCCAGGCAGGATGCAGGGGTCCTAGCCCCCACATTGGACGCAGAG GTACTAAGAAGCAAGCCCCTGCCCCACCCAAACAGGCCAACCCCTTTGTAGCTAATGTCTCTACCCTTGGCCACAGTCCCGCGCCTAACAACCCCTACCCCCTCATCGCTCCACGACGCCACTCTGGTAAAGAAACCCCCATCCACGCCCCCAGCCACCCGCCCCCACAGCCCCCTCAGTCTCAGGGGGAGTCAGACCCCTCTCCGccccacacccccacaccccctAGCACCCCTCCTCACGATGGTCCAACCTCCACCCCCTTCACCCCTCTATCCTCCTTCCACTCTGGCTCCCTCCCTCGCCCCACCAGGCCGGCTCCGAAGCCACGCTCCCGACCTACAGTTCCCCCGCCCCGTCAGCCGCCCACCAATGACGACAGCAACGGGCCCAGCGGCTCTGCCTCCAAGGTCATCACCG ATGCCAGCCTGAACTTGAAGGGGATTGGCCGAGCCCTTATCCCTGAAATTATGGTGGACATACAAGGGGAGAGCTCTGCTGGTCATGAGCCCTCCCCGTATCCAACCCCACCCTTGGACCCTGAGATCCAATCAGAGAGCACCAGTCTGTGA
- the LOC110485227 gene encoding rho GTPase-activating protein 17-like isoform X3 has translation MKKQFNRMKQLANQTVGRAEKTEVLSDDLLQIERRMELVRLVSHNAHKRLVTCLQGHIGTEAEKRHKKLPLTALSQAMQDGGSQLGEESLIGKMMDVCGEAESRLASELMQHEVQLERDILEPLNQLAEVDIPNILRQRKQLAKLVLDYDSARARWLQASKSIHFSTNYQATAAKVETLKDEMDEALNKVEMCKDQLSADMYNFSSKEGDYARYYVILVEAQADYHRRSLAALEGVLPTIQAQNDSWMEKPAYGTALEEHLKRSNREIALPLEACVMMLLETGMKEEGLFRIAAGASKLKKLKAALDCSTSQLEEFYSDPHAVAGALKSYLRELPEPLLTFSLYDEWTQASNVSDPDRRLQALWVACDGLPKNHKANFRYLVKFLAKLAQDSEVNKMTPSNIAIVLGPNLLWSKTEGTLAEMAAATSVHVVAIIEPIIQHADWFFPDDVDFNVSGMFVAMTPEPDPGPFERRRPGSLVDGDTPRKDSPAPNKLGDPTPTPRRTATLNRKQHHHASSPAFQPPLPPPEAGGVTQTQPVAEPQTQEQTLCGSTEAGQPGLAGGGGGGGQGVAPEVQVTTGQQPLPLTQHSAEENSPGHDPTTTPAPLRNGGSQLTVGTPHSQAGCRGPSPHIGRRGTKKQAPAPPKQANPFVANVSTLGHSPAPNNPYPLIAPRRHSGKETPIHAPSHPPPQPPQSQGESDPSPPHTPTPPSTPPHDGPTSTPFTPLSSFHSGSLPRPTRPAPKPRSRPTVPPPRQPPTNDDSNGPSGSASKVITDV, from the exons ATCGAGAGGCGCATGGAGCTGGTCCGTCTGGTGTCCCACAACGCACACAAGAGACTGGTCACCTGTCTACAGGGTCACATCGGAACGGAGGCAGAAAAGAGACAC AAAAAGCTCCCTCTGACAGCGCTGTCCCAGGCCATGCAGGATGGAGGAAGCCAACTGGGGGAGGAGTCACTGATTGG taagATGATGGATGTGTGTGGGGAGGCAGAGAGCAGACTAGCGTCTGAGCTGATGCAACACGAGGTCCAGCTAGAGAGAGACATCCTGGAACCTCTCAACCAGCTAGCAGAG GTGGACATTCCCAACATCCTGAGACAGAGGAAACAGCTGGCTAAGCTAGTCCTAGACTATGACTCAGCCAGAGCCAG GTGGTTGCAGGCAAGCAAGTCTATTCACTTTTCCACCAACTACCAGGCCACGGCCGCCAAGGTTGAGACTCTCAAAGACGAGATGGACGAGGCCCTGAACAAAGTGGAGATGTGTAAG GACCAGCTGTCTGCTGACATGTATAACTTCTCCTCCAAGGAGGGCGACTACGCCCGATACTATGTTATT TTGGTAGAGGCCCAGGCTGACTACCACAGGAGGTCTCTGGCTGCTCTGGAAGGAGTCCTGCCGACCATACAGGCACAGAACG ACTCATGGATGGAGAAGCCTGCGTACGGCACGGCTCTGGAAGAGCACCTGAAGAGGAGTAACCGTGAGATCGCCCTGCCCTTAGAGGCCTGTGTCATGATGCTGCTGGAGACTGGCATGAAGGAGGAG GGTCTGTTCCGAATCGCTGCGGGGGCCTCCAAACTAAAGAAGCTGAAGGCAGCGCTGGACTGTTCCACCTCCCAGTTAGAGGAGTTTTACTCCGACCCCCATGCTGTAGCTG GAGCCCTGAAGTCCTACCTCAGAGAGCTGCCTGAACCCCTTTTGACCTTCTCACTGTATGATGAGTGGACACAAGCCTCCAA TGTGTCTGACCCAGACAGGAGGCTTCAGGCTTTGTGGGTGGCATGTGACGGTTTGCCAAAGAACCACAAGGCCAACTTCAG GTATCTGGTAAAGTTCCTAGCCAAGCTGGCCCAGGACAGTGAGGTGAATAAGATGACTCCCAGTAACATCGCCATAGTGCTGGGACCCAACCTGCTCTGGTCCAAGACTGAGGG GACTCTGGCAGAGATGGCTGCTGCTACCTCGGTCCATGTGGTGGCCATCATAGAACCCATCATCCAGCACGCTGACTGGTTCTTCCCAGATG ACGTGGACTTTAACGTGTCGGGCATGTTCGTGGCCATGACCCCTGAACCTGACCCAGGCCCTTTCGAGAGGCGACGCCCCGGAAGCCTGGTGGACGGGGACACCCCCCGCAAAGACAG CCCCGCTCCTAACAAACTGGGcgaccccacccccaccccacgtAGAACTGCCACTCTAAATAGAAAACAGCACCATCATGCTTCTTCGCCCGCCTTCCAGCCCCCTCTACCACCGCCAGAGGCTGGAGGAGTCACCCAGACCCAGCCTGTGGCTGAGCCCCAGACCCAGGAGCAAACTCTGTGTGGGAGTACGGAGGCTGGCCAGCCTGGCCTGgctgggggtggtgggggtgggggtcagGGTGTGGCACCAGAGGTCCAGGTGAccacagggcagcagcctctgcCTCTTACCCAGCACAGCGCTGAGGAGAATAG CCCTGGCCAtgaccccaccaccacccccgctcCCCTGAGGAACGGGGGCTCCCAGCTCACCGTGGGGACGCCCCACTCCCAGGCAGGATGCAGGGGTCCTAGCCCCCACATTGGACGCAGAG GTACTAAGAAGCAAGCCCCTGCCCCACCCAAACAGGCCAACCCCTTTGTAGCTAATGTCTCTACCCTTGGCCACAGTCCCGCGCCTAACAACCCCTACCCCCTCATCGCTCCACGACGCCACTCTGGTAAAGAAACCCCCATCCACGCCCCCAGCCACCCGCCCCCACAGCCCCCTCAGTCTCAGGGGGAGTCAGACCCCTCTCCGccccacacccccacaccccctAGCACCCCTCCTCACGATGGTCCAACCTCCACCCCCTTCACCCCTCTATCCTCCTTCCACTCTGGCTCCCTCCCTCGCCCCACCAGGCCGGCTCCGAAGCCACGCTCCCGACCTACAGTTCCCCCGCCCCGTCAGCCGCCCACCAATGACGACAGCAACGGGCCCAGCGGCTCTGCCTCCAAGGTCATCACCG ATGTGTGA
- the LOC110485227 gene encoding rho GTPase-activating protein 17-like isoform X2, with translation MELVRLVSHNAHKRLVTCLQGHIGTEAEKRHKKLPLTALSQAMQDGGSQLGEESLIGKMMDVCGEAESRLASELMQHEVQLERDILEPLNQLAEVDIPNILRQRKQLAKLVLDYDSARARWLQASKSIHFSTNYQATAAKVETLKDEMDEALNKVEMCKDQLSADMYNFSSKEGDYARYYVILVEAQADYHRRSLAALEGVLPTIQAQNDSWMEKPAYGTALEEHLKRSNREIALPLEACVMMLLETGMKEEGLFRIAAGASKLKKLKAALDCSTSQLEEFYSDPHAVAGALKSYLRELPEPLLTFSLYDEWTQASNVSDPDRRLQALWVACDGLPKNHKANFRYLVKFLAKLAQDSEVNKMTPSNIAIVLGPNLLWSKTEGTLAEMAAATSVHVVAIIEPIIQHADWFFPDDVDFNVSGMFVAMTPEPDPGPFERRRPGSLVDGDTPRKDSPAPNKLGDPTPTPRRTATLNRKQHHHASSPAFQPPLPPPEAGGVTQTQPVAEPQTQEQTLCGSTEAGQPGLAGGGGGGGQGVAPEVQVTTGQQPLPLTQHSAEENSPGHDPTTTPAPLRNGGSQLTVGTPHSQAGCRGPSPHIGRRGTKKQAPAPPKQANPFVANVSTLGHSPAPNNPYPLIAPRRHSGKETPIHAPSHPPPQPPQSQGESDPSPPHTPTPPSTPPHDGPTSTPFTPLSSFHSGSLPRPTRPAPKPRSRPTVPPPRQPPTNDDSNGPSGSASKVITDASLNLKGIGRALIPEIMVDIQGESSAGHEPSPYPTPPLDPEIQSESTSL, from the exons ATGGAGCTGGTCCGTCTGGTGTCCCACAACGCACACAAGAGACTGGTCACCTGTCTACAGGGTCACATCGGAACGGAGGCAGAAAAGAGACAC AAAAAGCTCCCTCTGACAGCGCTGTCCCAGGCCATGCAGGATGGAGGAAGCCAACTGGGGGAGGAGTCACTGATTGG taagATGATGGATGTGTGTGGGGAGGCAGAGAGCAGACTAGCGTCTGAGCTGATGCAACACGAGGTCCAGCTAGAGAGAGACATCCTGGAACCTCTCAACCAGCTAGCAGAG GTGGACATTCCCAACATCCTGAGACAGAGGAAACAGCTGGCTAAGCTAGTCCTAGACTATGACTCAGCCAGAGCCAG GTGGTTGCAGGCAAGCAAGTCTATTCACTTTTCCACCAACTACCAGGCCACGGCCGCCAAGGTTGAGACTCTCAAAGACGAGATGGACGAGGCCCTGAACAAAGTGGAGATGTGTAAG GACCAGCTGTCTGCTGACATGTATAACTTCTCCTCCAAGGAGGGCGACTACGCCCGATACTATGTTATT TTGGTAGAGGCCCAGGCTGACTACCACAGGAGGTCTCTGGCTGCTCTGGAAGGAGTCCTGCCGACCATACAGGCACAGAACG ACTCATGGATGGAGAAGCCTGCGTACGGCACGGCTCTGGAAGAGCACCTGAAGAGGAGTAACCGTGAGATCGCCCTGCCCTTAGAGGCCTGTGTCATGATGCTGCTGGAGACTGGCATGAAGGAGGAG GGTCTGTTCCGAATCGCTGCGGGGGCCTCCAAACTAAAGAAGCTGAAGGCAGCGCTGGACTGTTCCACCTCCCAGTTAGAGGAGTTTTACTCCGACCCCCATGCTGTAGCTG GAGCCCTGAAGTCCTACCTCAGAGAGCTGCCTGAACCCCTTTTGACCTTCTCACTGTATGATGAGTGGACACAAGCCTCCAA TGTGTCTGACCCAGACAGGAGGCTTCAGGCTTTGTGGGTGGCATGTGACGGTTTGCCAAAGAACCACAAGGCCAACTTCAG GTATCTGGTAAAGTTCCTAGCCAAGCTGGCCCAGGACAGTGAGGTGAATAAGATGACTCCCAGTAACATCGCCATAGTGCTGGGACCCAACCTGCTCTGGTCCAAGACTGAGGG GACTCTGGCAGAGATGGCTGCTGCTACCTCGGTCCATGTGGTGGCCATCATAGAACCCATCATCCAGCACGCTGACTGGTTCTTCCCAGATG ACGTGGACTTTAACGTGTCGGGCATGTTCGTGGCCATGACCCCTGAACCTGACCCAGGCCCTTTCGAGAGGCGACGCCCCGGAAGCCTGGTGGACGGGGACACCCCCCGCAAAGACAG CCCCGCTCCTAACAAACTGGGcgaccccacccccaccccacgtAGAACTGCCACTCTAAATAGAAAACAGCACCATCATGCTTCTTCGCCCGCCTTCCAGCCCCCTCTACCACCGCCAGAGGCTGGAGGAGTCACCCAGACCCAGCCTGTGGCTGAGCCCCAGACCCAGGAGCAAACTCTGTGTGGGAGTACGGAGGCTGGCCAGCCTGGCCTGgctgggggtggtgggggtgggggtcagGGTGTGGCACCAGAGGTCCAGGTGAccacagggcagcagcctctgcCTCTTACCCAGCACAGCGCTGAGGAGAATAG CCCTGGCCAtgaccccaccaccacccccgctcCCCTGAGGAACGGGGGCTCCCAGCTCACCGTGGGGACGCCCCACTCCCAGGCAGGATGCAGGGGTCCTAGCCCCCACATTGGACGCAGAG GTACTAAGAAGCAAGCCCCTGCCCCACCCAAACAGGCCAACCCCTTTGTAGCTAATGTCTCTACCCTTGGCCACAGTCCCGCGCCTAACAACCCCTACCCCCTCATCGCTCCACGACGCCACTCTGGTAAAGAAACCCCCATCCACGCCCCCAGCCACCCGCCCCCACAGCCCCCTCAGTCTCAGGGGGAGTCAGACCCCTCTCCGccccacacccccacaccccctAGCACCCCTCCTCACGATGGTCCAACCTCCACCCCCTTCACCCCTCTATCCTCCTTCCACTCTGGCTCCCTCCCTCGCCCCACCAGGCCGGCTCCGAAGCCACGCTCCCGACCTACAGTTCCCCCGCCCCGTCAGCCGCCCACCAATGACGACAGCAACGGGCCCAGCGGCTCTGCCTCCAAGGTCATCACCG ATGCCAGCCTGAACTTGAAGGGGATTGGCCGAGCCCTTATCCCTGAAATTATGGTGGACATACAAGGGGAGAGCTCTGCTGGTCATGAGCCCTCCCCGTATCCAACCCCACCCTTGGACCCTGAGATCCAATCAGAGAGCACCAGTCTGTGA